A stretch of the Rhizobium sullae genome encodes the following:
- a CDS encoding acyl-CoA dehydrogenase family protein, with the protein MNFGLNEEQEMIVQTVRDFVETEIYPHENEVDRTGIVPSELGEEIRRKCIDLGFYACNFPEEIGGAGLDHVTFALVERELGRGSMALTVFFGRPSGILMACEGEQREKYLLPAVRGEKVDALAITEPDAGSDMRGMKCMARQDGGDFVLNGTKHFISHADVADFVIVFAATGEEETPKGIKKKITAFLVDRDTPGFDILKGYQSISHRGYHNLILNFTDCHLPKSQVLGEVHRGFDIANEWLYGTRLTVAATCVGRARRVFDMVLPYAAERKQFGRPIGANQGVSFKLADMITEIDAADLLTLSAAWRLDASLGANREIASAKLYASEMLARVTDEAIQIFGGMGLMDDLPLARFWRDARVERIWDGTSEIQRHIISRDLLRPFGA; encoded by the coding sequence ATGAATTTCGGGCTCAACGAAGAACAGGAGATGATCGTCCAGACGGTCCGCGACTTCGTCGAGACGGAAATCTATCCGCATGAGAACGAGGTCGATCGCACTGGTATCGTTCCATCAGAACTCGGCGAGGAAATCAGGCGCAAATGCATCGATCTCGGTTTTTATGCTTGCAATTTTCCTGAGGAGATCGGCGGCGCCGGTCTCGACCACGTTACCTTTGCTCTTGTCGAGCGCGAACTCGGCCGCGGTTCGATGGCACTGACAGTGTTCTTCGGCCGCCCTTCCGGAATTTTGATGGCCTGCGAAGGCGAGCAGCGTGAGAAATATCTTCTGCCGGCGGTGCGGGGCGAAAAGGTTGACGCGCTGGCGATTACCGAACCCGATGCCGGCTCCGACATGCGCGGAATGAAATGCATGGCGCGGCAGGACGGTGGCGATTTCGTGCTCAATGGTACCAAGCATTTTATCTCCCATGCCGATGTCGCCGATTTCGTTATCGTCTTTGCGGCAACCGGAGAAGAGGAGACGCCCAAGGGCATCAAGAAGAAGATCACGGCTTTTCTTGTCGATCGCGACACGCCGGGCTTCGATATCCTCAAGGGCTATCAATCGATATCGCACCGCGGCTACCACAACCTCATCCTGAACTTCACCGACTGCCACCTGCCCAAATCCCAGGTGCTCGGCGAAGTCCATCGCGGCTTCGACATCGCCAATGAATGGCTTTACGGCACACGTCTGACGGTCGCGGCAACCTGCGTCGGGCGTGCACGCCGCGTTTTTGATATGGTGCTGCCCTATGCGGCGGAGCGCAAGCAGTTCGGCCGGCCGATCGGCGCCAATCAAGGTGTGTCGTTCAAGCTTGCCGACATGATCACGGAGATCGACGCCGCCGACCTGCTGACGCTATCCGCCGCTTGGCGGCTTGATGCTAGCCTTGGTGCCAACCGAGAGATCGCCTCGGCGAAACTCTACGCCTCCGAAATGCTTGCCCGCGTCACCGACGAAGCGATCCAGATCTTTGGCGGCATGGGGCTGATGGACGACCTGCCGCTTGCCCGCTTCTGGCGTGACGCGCGGGTCGAACGCATCTGGGACGGAACCTCGGAGATCCAGCGGCACATCATCAGCCGCGATCTGCTGCGGCCGTTCGGAGCGTGA
- a CDS encoding carnitine 3-dehydrogenase, with product MSKINKAACVGGGVIGGGWIARFLLAGIDVDVFDPHPEASRIVGEVIANAERAYAMLTGAPQPPRGKLTYCETLEEAVVDADWIQESVPERLDLKRKVLTEIDAACRPDALIGSSTSGLLPTDLQRDMRFPERLFVAHPYNPVYLLPLVEIVGGEKTSHGAIKVAMEKLPPIGMKGVHIAKEIEAFVGDRLLEALWREALWLIHDDICTVETLDDVIRYSFGLRWAQMGLFQTYRIAGGEAGMRHFLAQFGPALQWNWTKLMDVVDLDDALVEKIGQQSDEQADGLSIRELERIRDENLVGILQALKGGHGGKGWGAGKLLKDFEHTLWTASGSRKHPEDIARPLRLVEANVSPAWVDYNGHMTEHRYLQVFGDTSDALLRLIGVDFAYVERGHSYYTVETHIRHLGEAKLGQAIHSTCQLLSADEKRLHLFNTIHDTATGQAIATAEQMLLHVDAKAGKAALAPGEVLSKIKPISEVHAKLPIPDGVGRHVGQKR from the coding sequence ATGAGCAAGATCAACAAAGCAGCATGTGTCGGCGGCGGCGTCATCGGTGGCGGATGGATCGCCCGTTTTCTGCTTGCAGGCATTGATGTCGACGTCTTTGACCCGCATCCGGAGGCAAGCCGCATTGTCGGCGAAGTCATCGCCAATGCCGAGCGCGCTTACGCCATGCTGACCGGGGCACCTCAGCCACCACGCGGCAAGCTCACTTATTGCGAGACCCTTGAAGAAGCCGTCGTTGATGCCGACTGGATCCAGGAAAGCGTACCGGAAAGACTGGACCTCAAACGTAAGGTGTTGACGGAGATAGATGCGGCTTGCCGCCCCGACGCGCTGATCGGGTCCTCCACATCAGGCCTGCTGCCAACCGACCTGCAGCGCGACATGCGGTTTCCGGAACGCCTCTTCGTGGCGCACCCCTACAACCCCGTCTATCTCCTGCCGCTCGTCGAGATCGTCGGCGGTGAAAAGACCAGCCATGGCGCCATCAAGGTGGCGATGGAGAAGCTGCCACCGATCGGCATGAAGGGCGTTCACATCGCCAAGGAGATCGAGGCCTTTGTCGGCGACCGTCTGCTGGAGGCTCTTTGGCGCGAGGCGCTGTGGCTAATCCATGACGATATCTGCACAGTTGAGACGCTCGATGACGTCATCCGTTATTCCTTCGGTCTTCGCTGGGCGCAGATGGGTCTCTTCCAGACCTACCGAATCGCCGGTGGCGAGGCAGGCATGCGGCATTTCCTAGCCCAGTTCGGTCCGGCTCTGCAATGGAACTGGACCAAGCTGATGGACGTCGTCGACCTCGACGACGCGCTTGTTGAGAAGATCGGCCAGCAGTCGGATGAACAAGCGGACGGATTGTCAATCCGCGAGCTCGAGCGCATCCGCGACGAAAATCTTGTCGGCATCCTGCAGGCGCTGAAGGGCGGCCATGGCGGTAAGGGCTGGGGTGCCGGCAAGCTGCTCAAGGATTTCGAGCATACGCTCTGGACTGCCAGCGGCAGCCGCAAGCATCCCGAGGACATCGCGCGGCCATTGAGGCTTGTCGAAGCCAATGTCAGCCCCGCATGGGTCGATTACAACGGGCACATGACCGAGCATCGCTATCTGCAGGTGTTTGGGGATACATCGGATGCACTGCTGCGCCTTATCGGCGTCGATTTCGCCTATGTCGAGCGGGGTCACAGCTATTACACCGTCGAGACCCATATCCGCCACCTCGGCGAAGCCAAGCTCGGTCAGGCGATTCATTCAACCTGCCAGCTTCTGTCAGCAGACGAGAAGCGGCTGCATCTGTTCAACACGATTCATGACACAGCGACGGGCCAGGCGATTGCGACCGCCGAACAGATGCTGCTGCATGTCGATGCCAAGGCGGGAAAAGCCGCTCTCGCACCGGGGGAGGTGCTGAGCAAGATAAAGCCGATCAGCGAGGTCCACGCAAAACTGCCCATACCGGATGGCGTCGGACGCCATGTCGGGCAAAAACGCTAG
- a CDS encoding 3-keto-5-aminohexanoate cleavage protein codes for MPLAMNRDVFITCAVTGAGDTVSKSSHVPITPKQIADSAIDAAKAGAAVVHCHVRDPKTGAASRRNDLYKEVTERIRSADIDVVLNLTAGMGGDLIFGDVERPLPLNPQGTDIAGATERVSHIAECLPEICTLDCGTMNFSLGDYVMTNTPAMLRAMAKKMTNLGVRPEIEAFDTGHLWFAKQLAEEGLIEDPVLIQLCMGIPWGAPDDLNTFMAMVNNVPNSWTFSAFSIGRNAMAYPAAAVLAGGNVRVGLEDNLYAGKGALATNAQLVEKAVQVVEGMGARIIGPEDVRKKLKLRNR; via the coding sequence ATGCCTCTTGCGATGAACCGCGATGTTTTCATCACCTGTGCCGTAACCGGTGCCGGCGATACGGTTTCGAAATCCAGCCACGTTCCCATCACTCCCAAGCAGATCGCGGATTCCGCGATCGACGCCGCCAAGGCTGGGGCGGCAGTTGTCCACTGTCACGTCCGCGATCCGAAAACGGGTGCCGCGAGCCGCCGCAACGACCTCTACAAGGAAGTTACTGAGCGCATTCGCTCTGCCGATATCGACGTCGTACTCAACCTGACGGCCGGTATGGGCGGTGATTTGATCTTCGGTGATGTCGAACGCCCTCTACCTCTCAATCCGCAAGGCACCGACATCGCAGGTGCAACGGAACGCGTCTCCCACATCGCCGAGTGCCTGCCGGAAATCTGCACGCTGGACTGCGGTACGATGAACTTCAGTCTCGGCGACTACGTCATGACGAACACGCCGGCGATGCTCCGTGCGATGGCGAAGAAGATGACAAATCTCGGCGTACGCCCAGAAATCGAGGCCTTCGATACCGGTCATCTCTGGTTTGCCAAACAACTTGCCGAGGAGGGCCTGATCGAGGATCCGGTGCTGATCCAGCTTTGCATGGGCATTCCATGGGGCGCGCCCGATGATCTCAACACTTTCATGGCGATGGTGAACAACGTTCCCAATAGCTGGACCTTCTCCGCCTTCTCGATCGGCCGCAACGCCATGGCCTATCCGGCTGCGGCGGTGCTTGCCGGTGGCAACGTCCGCGTTGGGCTTGAAGACAACCTCTATGCTGGAAAGGGCGCGCTCGCGACGAATGCCCAGCTTGTCGAGAAGGCGGTGCAGGTCGTCGAAGGAATGGGCGCCCGCATCATCGGGCCTGAGGACGTCCGGAAGAAACTGAAATTGAGGAACCGCTGA
- a CDS encoding GlxA family transcriptional regulator, translating to MLTRSNDRLDVDLLVMPETNLILLASVIEPMRGANRISGSELYRWRLLTPDGSPVLTTSGIPVPAAGGFGTGRDETPLFVLASYNWRRSSTPALKMQLSQAARYRSMIAGIESGTWLLAEASLLDRLPATIHWEDFDDFSLAYPHVRAVKERFVITGKRITTAGSLPTVDLMLEIIRQRQGYSLALEVSRLFSYEQDSVHSETQLSPSGTGLHMRDPRVAQAVRLMEENIEQPIVLARLARRVGIGARHLQGLFQQSTGAPPHVHYLALRLNAARRKVIETKAPFADIAAATGFNSASAFTRSYRASFSESPSDTRRRLRRPVTASEERP from the coding sequence ATGCTGACGCGATCCAACGATCGGCTGGATGTTGATCTTCTTGTCATGCCGGAGACGAACCTCATTCTGCTCGCTTCGGTGATCGAGCCCATGCGTGGTGCCAACCGGATTTCCGGCAGTGAGCTTTATCGATGGCGGCTTCTAACGCCTGATGGTTCGCCTGTGCTGACGACGAGCGGCATTCCTGTACCCGCCGCCGGTGGCTTTGGGACGGGGCGGGATGAGACACCGCTCTTCGTGCTTGCAAGCTACAATTGGCGCCGCAGCTCGACACCGGCATTGAAGATGCAGCTCTCTCAGGCGGCCCGTTACCGAAGCATGATCGCAGGCATCGAATCCGGAACATGGCTGCTTGCCGAAGCCAGCCTTCTCGATCGGCTGCCGGCGACGATACACTGGGAAGATTTCGATGACTTCTCGCTTGCCTATCCGCATGTGCGGGCGGTGAAGGAGCGTTTCGTCATCACAGGCAAGCGCATTACCACGGCAGGTTCGCTCCCGACCGTCGACCTGATGCTGGAGATCATACGGCAAAGGCAAGGATACTCGCTGGCGCTCGAGGTCAGCCGGCTCTTCAGCTACGAGCAGGACTCCGTCCACAGCGAGACCCAGCTTTCACCTTCGGGGACAGGTCTGCACATGCGCGATCCTCGGGTCGCCCAAGCTGTACGGCTGATGGAGGAGAATATCGAGCAGCCTATCGTGCTTGCGCGACTGGCTCGCAGAGTGGGCATCGGTGCGCGCCACCTGCAGGGGCTCTTTCAGCAGAGCACCGGCGCGCCCCCGCACGTCCATTATCTGGCACTGCGCCTGAACGCAGCGCGGCGGAAGGTGATCGAAACCAAGGCGCCTTTTGCCGATATCGCGGCCGCGACCGGCTTCAATTCGGCTTCAGCATTTACGAGAAGCTATCGCGCGAGCTTCTCGGAAAGCCCCTCGGACACGAGGCGTCGTCTCCGGCGGCCGGTTACAGCATCGGAGGAACGGCCATAG
- a CDS encoding LysR substrate-binding domain-containing protein — MRQPIESDLLRTFLVVVKTSNFSAAAQAVGRTQSAVSAQIKKLEETIGETLFDRGARGVIPTRLGLQLLPYARRVIDLLDEAAATIRTKPLDGPVRIGIPEEYSQTVLPAALAAFAVRHPAVEVTVSCDYTARNLAALERDELDLAVVFDWSNQAAGEILCVDPTVWVTSQVHRLHDLEPLPIAIYRNSTWARDFAFRSLELQGRRYRVAFVADTSSGLKNAASAGLAVTTLSRSNIPPGCRELTAEEGFPPVDASRVVLRRNPYHSSEAVRGLADMVRDAFQPMAVPPML; from the coding sequence ATGCGTCAACCCATCGAAAGCGATCTGCTGCGCACATTTCTCGTGGTCGTCAAGACCTCGAATTTCTCTGCCGCTGCTCAGGCCGTCGGTCGGACGCAATCGGCCGTGAGCGCGCAGATTAAGAAACTTGAGGAAACTATCGGGGAAACCCTTTTCGACCGGGGCGCGCGCGGTGTCATCCCAACGCGCCTTGGCCTGCAACTGCTGCCCTATGCACGCCGTGTGATTGATCTTTTAGACGAAGCGGCAGCGACCATTCGGACCAAACCGCTCGATGGCCCGGTGCGTATTGGGATACCCGAAGAATATAGCCAGACTGTGCTGCCTGCCGCACTTGCCGCTTTCGCCGTCCGCCATCCAGCCGTGGAGGTCACAGTTTCCTGCGATTATACAGCGCGCAATCTCGCGGCCCTGGAGCGCGACGAACTGGATCTCGCCGTCGTCTTCGACTGGAGCAATCAGGCGGCGGGCGAAATCCTCTGTGTCGATCCGACCGTATGGGTCACGTCCCAGGTCCACCGGCTCCACGACCTCGAGCCGCTGCCGATCGCCATCTACCGCAATTCCACCTGGGCGCGCGATTTCGCTTTCAGATCGCTGGAATTGCAGGGTCGAAGGTACCGTGTGGCCTTCGTTGCCGATACTAGCTCCGGGCTCAAGAACGCCGCGTCCGCGGGCCTTGCCGTCACCACGCTCTCCCGCAGCAACATACCACCGGGCTGCCGCGAGCTGACTGCGGAGGAAGGGTTCCCACCGGTCGATGCCTCCAGAGTGGTCCTGCGCCGAAACCCCTATCATTCCAGCGAGGCCGTACGCGGGCTCGCCGATATGGTACGGGACGCATTTCAGCCTATGGCCGTTCCTCCGATGCTGTAA
- a CDS encoding DMT family transporter: MSSQTGARPFGLSEHDKGVILVAAATLAWSASGVYSRLLTTDALTAIAWRSLFGGLFLLIPSFFLEGGMSKRQWRSVLRPSGLAMIACQTFSQACFIGALYTTSVANVAVIYATAPFIAALLGWLLLRERVARRTMAAGAVCLLGVMVIVGSSVGGGTGLGDLLALGMTASFAMIIVIPRINPGVPSLPSTIVSAFLTLALFAPFGSVGSLDFHNWIVLAAFGATNFSIALVLFLAGARHMPPAKAALIGTLEIVLTPMWVWLFFAERPPAATFAGGALILVAVVWHILVEARRGGR; the protein is encoded by the coding sequence ATGTCATCCCAAACAGGCGCCCGTCCGTTCGGCCTCAGCGAGCATGACAAGGGCGTGATTCTTGTCGCCGCCGCGACGCTCGCTTGGAGCGCAAGCGGCGTCTACTCGCGACTGCTGACGACCGATGCTTTGACAGCGATCGCGTGGCGGTCATTGTTCGGGGGACTGTTCCTTCTCATTCCGAGCTTCTTCCTCGAAGGAGGAATGTCCAAGCGGCAGTGGCGCTCGGTCTTGCGCCCATCAGGTCTCGCGATGATCGCCTGCCAGACCTTCAGCCAGGCATGTTTCATCGGCGCACTTTATACGACGAGCGTGGCGAATGTCGCCGTCATCTACGCGACAGCCCCGTTCATCGCGGCCCTGCTGGGCTGGCTTTTGCTGAGGGAGCGCGTGGCGAGGCGCACGATGGCCGCAGGCGCCGTCTGCCTGCTCGGCGTGATGGTCATCGTCGGTTCATCAGTCGGGGGCGGCACGGGTCTCGGCGATCTGCTGGCACTGGGTATGACGGCCTCTTTTGCGATGATCATCGTCATTCCCCGGATCAACCCGGGCGTGCCGAGTCTGCCCTCCACTATCGTCAGCGCCTTTCTCACGCTGGCGCTCTTTGCGCCCTTCGGCTCGGTCGGCTCCCTCGATTTCCACAACTGGATCGTCCTCGCTGCATTTGGCGCAACCAATTTCTCCATCGCTCTCGTACTCTTCCTCGCCGGCGCAAGACATATGCCTCCCGCTAAAGCTGCGCTTATCGGAACATTGGAGATCGTCCTCACTCCGATGTGGGTATGGCTCTTCTTCGCGGAACGTCCGCCTGCTGCGACTTTCGCCGGTGGCGCACTGATCTTGGTCGCTGTGGTTTGGCATATCCTAGTGGAAGCCAGGCGTGGTGGGCGTTAG
- a CDS encoding LysR family transcriptional regulator translates to MDRIDAMKVFVTAVEEGSLAGAARRLKRSPTAISRALGLLEQHVGVELLHRTTRSLKLSEAGQRYVEACRRVLVDLEEADIIASAQRSSPRGILTISAPPILGEEVLRPILDGFLQEHPSVSVRLLMLDRFVNLVDEGVDVALRIGNLTDSTHISTRIGGDVRRVVVASPRYLASNPAIKEPSDLQRHQIIAFSNFGLESWSFTANGSSIPRTVHFNPRYVVNSVRAAAASAAEGMGVTRLYSYHVADFVRDGRLQIVLAADEPAALPVHLLAPQGRTAVPKVRAFIDFSVPRLRAELGRIAMEAGSLP, encoded by the coding sequence ATGGACCGCATCGACGCAATGAAGGTGTTCGTCACGGCCGTCGAAGAGGGCAGCCTTGCAGGCGCCGCGCGCCGGCTCAAGCGGTCCCCGACCGCGATCAGCCGGGCCTTAGGCCTGCTCGAGCAGCACGTCGGCGTCGAACTGCTTCACCGCACGACCAGAAGTCTGAAGCTGAGCGAAGCCGGCCAGCGATATGTAGAAGCATGCCGCAGGGTGCTTGTGGACCTCGAGGAAGCCGACATCATCGCCAGTGCACAACGCTCCTCTCCTAGGGGCATCCTCACCATCTCCGCCCCACCTATTCTCGGTGAGGAAGTTCTGCGGCCAATCCTCGACGGCTTTCTTCAGGAGCATCCGAGCGTCTCGGTTCGCCTTCTGATGCTGGATCGGTTCGTCAACCTAGTCGACGAAGGTGTCGACGTGGCCTTGCGTATCGGCAACCTGACCGACTCGACGCATATCTCGACACGTATCGGCGGAGACGTCAGACGCGTCGTGGTCGCCTCTCCACGGTATCTTGCGAGCAATCCGGCGATCAAAGAACCTTCCGACCTCCAGAGGCATCAGATCATCGCGTTTTCCAACTTTGGCCTCGAATCCTGGAGCTTCACCGCCAACGGATCTTCAATTCCAAGGACGGTGCATTTCAATCCTCGCTATGTCGTCAATAGCGTGAGGGCGGCCGCGGCGTCTGCCGCAGAGGGGATGGGCGTGACGAGGCTTTACTCCTACCACGTGGCGGATTTTGTTCGAGACGGTCGATTGCAGATAGTCCTCGCCGCCGATGAGCCGGCTGCGCTTCCCGTTCACCTCCTTGCACCGCAGGGACGGACCGCTGTTCCGAAGGTGCGCGCCTTCATCGACTTTTCGGTTCCGCGGCTGAGGGCAGAGCTCGGGCGTATCGCGATGGAAGCCGGGTCTCTGCCTTGA
- a CDS encoding SDR family NAD(P)-dependent oxidoreductase, with amino-acid sequence MNRQKKVAIITGASQGIGEGLVKAFRDRDYKVVATSRSIKESFDDGVHAVAGDIARPETAERVVREALERFGRIDTLVNNAGVFTAKPFVDITQEDFDHNFGVNVAGFFHITQRAAKAMLAQGSGHIVNITTSLVDQPIAGVPAALASLTKGGLNSVTKQLAIEFATTGIRVNAVSPGIIKTPMHSPETHEAMSALHPVGRIGEIRDIVDAVIYLEGASFVTGEILHVDGGQNAGRW; translated from the coding sequence ATGAACCGTCAAAAGAAGGTTGCCATTATCACAGGTGCCTCGCAGGGCATTGGAGAAGGACTTGTAAAGGCGTTCCGGGACCGCGATTACAAGGTCGTCGCGACGTCGAGGTCGATCAAGGAAAGCTTCGACGACGGAGTGCATGCCGTGGCCGGTGACATCGCAAGGCCCGAAACCGCGGAGCGAGTTGTTCGAGAGGCGCTGGAGCGCTTTGGTCGTATCGACACCCTGGTGAACAATGCCGGTGTGTTCACTGCAAAGCCGTTCGTTGATATCACACAGGAAGATTTTGATCACAATTTCGGGGTCAACGTCGCCGGATTTTTCCACATCACCCAGCGCGCTGCAAAAGCGATGCTGGCACAAGGTTCCGGCCACATCGTCAACATCACGACGAGCCTCGTAGACCAGCCGATCGCCGGAGTACCTGCAGCCCTCGCATCGCTCACGAAGGGCGGCCTCAATTCCGTCACGAAGCAACTTGCGATCGAATTCGCAACGACTGGCATTCGGGTGAACGCCGTCTCTCCGGGCATCATCAAGACTCCGATGCATTCGCCGGAGACGCACGAGGCCATGTCCGCGCTCCATCCCGTCGGTCGCATCGGAGAGATCCGCGACATAGTCGACGCCGTAATTTACCTTGAAGGCGCAAGCTTCGTCACGGGCGAGATCCTTCATGTCGACGGCGGTCAGAACGCCGGCCGTTGGTAG
- a CDS encoding tautomerase family protein has product MPIVTVQVTREGTTPDRSSVTAEEKAAIIAGVSQVMLDVLNKPLESTYVVIEEVDLDNWGWGGLPTAVYRKALSEASSDRGRAGK; this is encoded by the coding sequence ATGCCAATCGTCACCGTACAGGTAACCCGCGAAGGGACGACACCCGACCGCTCATCGGTGACAGCCGAGGAGAAGGCCGCCATCATAGCAGGGGTCAGCCAGGTCATGCTGGACGTCCTGAACAAGCCCCTGGAGTCCACCTATGTCGTGATCGAGGAAGTCGACCTCGACAACTGGGGATGGGGCGGACTTCCGACCGCGGTGTACCGCAAGGCATTGTCAGAAGCTTCGAGCGACCGAGGACGCGCTGGAAAGTGA
- a CDS encoding SDR family oxidoreductase has protein sequence MMIQDSVLFITGANRGLGLAFAEEALNRGAKKVYAGVRNLTDATRPGVIQVRLDVTDHASIAEAANRCGDTTLLVNNAGIARLTSSTLDPSMIDSAREIFETNYFGTIAVSQAFVPILAKNGGGAIINVLSDATWYARPMLAAYSASKSAAWSFTNALRIELRGQTTAVLGLHVSFMDTDMTHGFDMTKTSPQQVAEAALIGLEADEEEVLTDDFTREVKRSLSSEKPIYLDPPPLG, from the coding sequence ATGATGATTCAAGATTCAGTGCTATTCATAACAGGCGCAAATCGCGGACTGGGTTTGGCCTTTGCTGAGGAAGCTCTCAATCGCGGCGCAAAGAAGGTCTACGCAGGCGTGCGGAATCTCACTGATGCGACTAGGCCGGGGGTCATACAAGTCAGACTGGATGTAACGGATCATGCCTCGATAGCCGAGGCGGCGAACCGATGCGGCGATACTACCTTGCTGGTCAACAATGCCGGCATTGCCCGTTTGACCAGCAGCACCCTTGACCCGAGTATGATCGACAGCGCGCGAGAGATCTTCGAGACAAACTATTTTGGAACGATCGCCGTCAGCCAGGCATTCGTTCCGATCCTTGCCAAGAACGGCGGCGGAGCGATCATCAATGTGTTGTCCGATGCCACGTGGTATGCCCGGCCTATGCTTGCCGCATATTCGGCTTCGAAATCCGCGGCTTGGAGCTTCACAAACGCCCTCCGTATCGAGCTGCGCGGCCAGACGACGGCAGTTCTCGGTCTGCATGTCAGCTTCATGGATACGGACATGACCCATGGATTCGATATGACGAAAACCAGCCCCCAGCAGGTTGCAGAAGCTGCCTTGATCGGCCTTGAGGCTGACGAGGAAGAGGTGCTTACTGATGATTTCACCAGGGAGGTTAAGCGAAGCCTCTCCAGCGAAAAACCGATTTATCTCGATCCGCCACCGCTCGGATGA
- a CDS encoding VOC family protein, protein MSSTTPTHSDAIEKPGKQTLDMKLEVVVISVSDVERAKSFYADLGWRLDADFSVGETFRVVQFTPPGSPSSIHFGTGVTSAAPGSAQGLFLIVSDIEAARAELFGRGVEVSEVFHRDGPGKPVVSGRDPQRRSYFSYATFSDPDGNEWLLQEITTRFSGRIDSNTTNYASVGDLAAAMRRASEAHGEHEKRNGGERDENWPDWYAKYMVAEQTGKPLPL, encoded by the coding sequence ATGAGCAGCACTACTCCGACGCATAGCGACGCGATCGAAAAACCCGGAAAGCAGACGCTCGACATGAAGCTCGAGGTCGTCGTCATTTCCGTCTCCGACGTCGAGCGCGCCAAAAGCTTCTACGCCGACCTGGGTTGGAGGCTAGACGCCGACTTCAGTGTCGGTGAGACGTTTCGAGTCGTGCAGTTCACACCTCCGGGCTCACCGAGTTCAATCCACTTCGGGACGGGTGTCACTTCGGCGGCGCCGGGATCGGCGCAAGGGCTCTTTCTCATCGTGTCGGACATCGAGGCAGCGCGTGCCGAGCTTTTCGGCCGTGGCGTAGAGGTGAGCGAAGTGTTCCACCGCGACGGTCCGGGCAAGCCGGTGGTCAGCGGCCGCGATCCACAGCGGCGCAGTTACTTTTCCTACGCAACGTTCAGCGATCCGGACGGAAACGAATGGCTTCTGCAGGAGATCACCACCCGGTTCTCGGGCCGGATCGACTCCAACACGACGAACTACGCTTCCGTCGGAGATCTTGCGGCAGCGATGCGGCGTGCGTCGGAAGCCCATGGCGAGCACGAAAAGCGCAATGGAGGCGAGCGCGACGAGAACTGGCCGGATTGGTACGCCAAGTACATGGTGGCGGAGCAAACCGGCAAGCCGCTTCCACTTTGA